The window tcggtaaatgctctatatactaaagccaatgatcttttgtgttgttttaaaatttataaacacattctaaatttgtattaatgtacaTTAAAATATCTTTCATTGTACATGtgcatcgttctaattttttgtcaattaatttagtaaaacttcataatagtccataaattggtggactaaccactataaaatcactattctcttgaaaaacggagacaacaaaggttccaaacctctttgcccttcataatatgttagtgcaggatgcaactacgcattaaaacagtattttcatattttttaatttttcttaaaatctatatgtaacccctacgaaattttgaatttttcaggaaatgctctatataatgaagcatatgatctttattgttgttttaaaatttctaaacacattctatatttgtattaatgtatattaaactctctttcatggtacttgggcatcgttttaatttttgtcaattaatttggaaaaacttcataatagtccataaattggtggactaaccactataaaatcactattctctagaaaaacggagacaacaaaggttccaaacctctttgaccttcatcatatgttagtgaaggatgccactctgcattaaaacagtattttcatcttttaaaaattttctcaaaatctatgagttaacccatacgaaaatattgaacttttcggtaaatgctctatatactaaaaccaatgatctttagtgttgttttaaaatttctaaacatattctaaatttgtactaatgtatattaaactctctttcatggtacatggccatcgttttaattttttgtcaattaatttagtaaacctTCATAATAGTCtataaattggtggattaaccactataaaatcactattatcttgaaaaacggagacaacaaaggttccaaacctctttgaccttcataatatgttagtgaaggatgcaactatgcattaaaacagtatttttatatttttgaatttttctcaaaatctatatgttaatccatacgaaaatattgaatttatcggtaaatgctctatatactgaagcctgtgatctttagtgttgttttaaaatttctaaactcattctacatttttattagtgtataaatctatttcatagtacatgaacatcgttttaagtttttatcaattaatttagtaaaacttcataatactccctaaattggtggactaaccactataaaatcgctattttctagagaaacagacacaacaaaagtttcaaacctctttgacattcatcatatgttagtgaaggatgcacctatgcattaaaacagtattttcgtatttttgattttttctcaaaatctatgtgataaccccctacgaaaatattgaatattttgggaaatgctctatatactagaTTGTTCAGACTGATATGGAAACTTATGTGAACTCATAAGTGTGGAAACAAATAGATGATACTATCCGGTCATTAGTTTGATTACTTTTGTTCGTAGGAGATGGTGAGTTTATTTTGCTTCACACTTTATGACCCACTAAAGTCTTTTGTTCGTAAAAGATTTTCCCCTCTCTATTCGTATTTCAAGTGTTTTTGATAGGGAAAGATTTTGTTACTTGATTTTGATGGAAAGCTTATTTTTTCTAACTTGCATAGTGTGAAAACAAATAGAACAGAGTCCGGTCGTGAGATGGTTAGAGATCTTGATGTTCCATTTACTTTTTTCACACTTGCGTGAGTTAATATCATGAGTTTCTCTGAATCAGTTCGGCAACAGCTTCTTTCCCTCTCTGTTTTCTGAAAATCTCTTAAAACATTATGTGcttgtttgtttatttgttgTCTGATTGTTTTGCACAAGTATAATTTATTGCTTAGAATCCCTGATTTTTCCTGTTGTGTTTGCAGCATGTGACGAATATAAAATGGGGGAACAGATAGAAGATCATGAAAGGCTATTGTAAAATCAGATTGATGAGATATAGAAATCTAATTCCCTCCATTTCAGTTTTGGTGATGCATAACGTGACATTTTCTATATTGTTTCAGGTTGTGTATAATCCGAGAGATGTAAGATTTATCTTATTATTGGGAACATAGGAATGGAGAATGGGATTGTGATCACGTTACTCTTGAGGCTGCTGCTGCTGGATTGGGTTACCTAACACAACCAAAGTTCTTCGTAGCTGTTTTGTTTTGCTGTTATTGTAgttgtgtgttcagatgtttATGGTAGCTTCATTCGAAGGATACATGTTAGTAGTTACCTATTCTTGCAGAAGTCTAACCGTTGTATGTTGCCTACAACTCTGCACATTTCTCCTTTTTAACCCAATATCTCAAGGTTTTTTGTTCAGTAAAAGAGTTTTCTTTTTCgttataataataatacatgTGTGTTGGCTTTTGGATCAGTTATACTATGTTTAATCTTCTGCGTTGTGGTTACAATAATACATCTGTTGGCTTTTGGAtcagttatattatgttttttaatcTTCTGCGCTGAGGTTACAAcatttcatatattatatgatcaaTGTTGAATCAAATGTTTGATAAAAGTAGTTGGTCTatcgagtttttttttgtggtattGCTGAATCTGGCTTATTAGCGCTTTGTGTTCTTTCTATCATCTCTCTTCATATCATTTTGACTTCTTCCTATGTgttcttatttttcttttgggtttATGGATTCTGAAATAGCGTATTCAGTTGTTTGGTtctgattcttttcttctttgttttttttacctGTTGTGTTCTTCGTTCTTATTGCCATCAACAAACTCAGAACAAGATCTCTGTTTATGTAAAGGTTTGTGATTTATTCTTCCTCGTTAGATATCAAGAATCCATGTTTCTTCGATTCTTCAAAAACTGGTTGGTGACTTGCAACGCAAGTTCCTCACGCTAAGTAACTTGCCAGTTTCTCACGGTAAAAAAAAGGTTATCAACTGTTAGTCATTGCAGAGGAGAAGTCAAACTTGTGCTGGTTTCGTAGTCTGTGACTTATGAACGGATAACAAAGCCGAGAATGGTAAAACCGTTGTTTCAAATGGGGCAAGTCTCTAGTTTAACGAAACCTTTTTTAACTAACTAAAGTAAAAGTATACATAGAAGGTAAAAGAGATATAATTAATAATCATCTTGAATCTACGTATAGTCGTATAGAAAAAGTAGCTTTATATGCCaacttatttttgtgtatatagataCTCAGGTATTTGAACGAAAAACCAGAAGTGCATGTATGCTTATTCAAAAGTAGgtgaattatataaaatatttatacttgTTTTCTTAAATTTGTTATTATCTATCAAACTTCTTTAGATAATGAGCCAGACAAAGTCTTATACTTACATGAATACTAATTAACTgtattgcatttttttttttttgtaaactaactGTATTGCATTCATGTGTTACATCTATATAACCTATTACATTCTTTTCTTATGGAGATTAGAGTTAACTTTAGGAAGTTTGAGCCAAATTAATCttgatttaaatttataattgtgCGTTAAATGAACTCATGTTTGAGTCAATGATATATTGGCGTCATACTATCAGTCTGGTTTCGTCAATTAGTGAGCTGCCAGtgcatgaaaaaaaaacaaaaagttctCTTAATCCTAACGTGACGTTACATTGCATGGCTCGTAAGAGATAACTGAACATTgtatgattaattaattaagttaattaattaattactatTTAAGTTATGTTGTGTTAGGCTTTGGTAACTACGAGTAATGTAGCAAAATAAATCAGGTTTATCTTGCGTGAGTGTAGAATTTATTTTAATCTGTCTTTTAGCAAACATTGAAGGTTTAATCATATGTGTACGTATATTATAATACACAAATTACTCTTGATTCTATGTATGTGCCGTGTACATTTACGTATTTTAAAGCACATAAAAGGATTAACGTccgtatttataattttacgGCGTTGGTTTGTGCATTACGGAGAAAATTACTAAATGGATTAAGATAATTTAGGCTTGTCCATTTACTATTTTCAGGAGATTTGAATTTTAGCATTATCTCTTTGGAAACCTTATCTGTGAGAGTTACAAAGAGAATTCTTGTCATGAaagatatatcatatatcttttcaaaaaaaaaaaggatatatgatatatatatatgtagccTCAAAGCTTTACTAGTTTCAACGCATGCAAATAGTTGAACTGTAACGGGCTCTTGTGTTAAAAACTAGTCTAGCCTCCATTATTACAAGCCGGTATTCAAAACTCAAAATGAGCAGCTTGTTTGATCATGAGCAGCTTGTTTGATCATTTTGTTTccataaattatgtaaacaaaGACCTTTTTTTGTCAGCGTAAACAAACACTATTCCAACAATTTCAAATAAATCAGATATATTAGCCTATTAATAGACTAGTTGAGCATGTGGATTTACGAGGAAGATTAATTTCCATAAGATTGATTAGTAGTCCGTCGATTAATCATTTATCAATACTTCTTCAAtgagatttaaattttttagaagtaaatagtatttttacaGTTAGATACATTTTAAATAACAGATGACAATTTAATATTCACATTTAATAAAGCAAGAAACTTAAACGCATTTAATCAAGCAAGAAacttataattttcaaaacacCATAAATGCACTTAAaaccaaatataaaaattaagatcATGTCCTAAGGTAAGACCGTAGGTCCGTAGACGAACTATAAAGTATGTTAGTGGTTATAGGAAAATCAACTGTGAGAATGTGTCACATTCGGATTAGTTGGAATCTTCTGATGCACGAAAAGtacattttcttctttttatctaAAACTGTTATCAATCATGAATTGTTACAATTAATTATAGATACCCTGTCacgtatatgtatatatatgcatattaatatatattttttgaaaattaaatcatgcatgaaaatataataagataGTTTTGAACCATCAATAAAGTGCTAGATTTTTCTCttgtaattaaaattaaaaatatatattttaattatttgctTTTTGGATGTCTAAGCGTTTGATTAAAATTTAGAATGCggtgtatatatgtataatgtACGTATTAGGCATCTTAATATTCAAAATTGATTCTTTcaagaaaaaatattcaaaattgatGTCAGCaacatgtgtatatatatataaatgacaCGTACAAAGATTTACTTACAAGGTTCAAGAAAAAATTTAGTAGATGGAAAAGGTTAGGGTCCCATGGGCTTGTAGTCTCAGACAAATAGTTGGCGTGTCTTAATGTGCTTAAAACCAGATTTACACCAATAATGAACAACCATATCGacacaattaattttttttttaattaaatattaaatttaattcaaaaagaaaaagttcgATTACAACTGTGGGTTCTTTCTTATGATTTTCTATACAAATATGTTTTTGATAGAACCAAATAGAAATTCTTTCTTCAATCAATTTCCATCTTCATCCTAGCTTTGTCTAGTTGAAAACCAGAACCCTAAGCCCCTTCTAGTCTCTTGTCGTTCTTCTGAATTATAGAGAATTTGTttctcattgttttttttttgcttaagttTGTTTCTCATTGTCTTGCCaatcaattaaatttatttcaaattaccaaaatacttTATACAGTATGAGATgtttaagaaacaaaaaaaaaagatatctttacaaacaAATTTTATGAAAACCTTTTTAACTGatatagatttatatatatttgattttatgttGATTTAATGTGTGTATGGTTGAGATGCGTACCAGCGATCAGTAATCCATACTATTATAGCGACACTGTCCATCTATCTTATGCAATATGTTTTAAGAGTTGGGTCgtaaagaaatatattttgaaaattgaaataATTTTTGCTAGTCCATAAACATACACGATTCATAGCTCAGGTCTTATATAATGTGTTTCTCAGCATaagttattcttttttttttttttaaagcataAGTTATCGATGACAAAAAGAATATAAATGATTTAGGACATGTTTTCTCATGGAAATCTTTACTGGATCGAGATATTGGTTCTTGAGTTCCCACGGGAATTCAAAGGGTGTTATAAATTCTTATAGTAAGAAAATAATAGAATGAATATATATGATAAGAGTGGAATCATCAACatgagaaaaatatatatgagaaagaaaaaaagtgtcaccaaaaaaaagaaaaaaagcgtCACCAAAAACCCTAacgttccaaaaaaaaaggttacaCATTTAgatcaattaaaattttttattttctttaataaatctgttataatatattaacattttaccaacaaaaaaaaagctgttATAATTTAAACGAAGATAAATTATAGTTCCATTCATTCTTTGGATATCTAGCTCTTATAAGTAAGTACGTAACTtttaatctgatttttttttttaaagtttgagaaGTATTACATTGTCAACATGAATTAGTTGCAGCAACTTTTATTCTAGACATTGCTTCACAAACTTGAACATCTTCTCCTCCTCGTTTTTTCCTCCACCACTCACCAAGGCCATTTTTGACATATCATTATTTGATAGGATTAACGTCAAAAAGAGACGTCACAAAAGCTAACTAAGATCTCCTTGTTCCGACAAGTCACAACACAAAGGAAAACCTCTTCCATGTTTCTATATATAAACCAAAGAACACAGCACTTACCCTCATTAACTAAGATTTTGGCTTCACAATTCTTCTCCATAATTTTTTACTCTTCCTCGCAGGTATATATCACTTACCCTCACATACACatgcataaaaacataaaatacttaagaatttcCTATGTAATCACAAATCcgattttcttttcaaaagtGCATTTACTAATTTGCTATATTAATATTAAggatattatttttgtttttctgtaactattattTTTAAGGCAGTATTGTTCGTTCACAACATTTCAGTTTGTCACAAGTCTATTCAGTGGTTTCTAATTTATGTCAAAATGGTTTTCAAATTACAGATTCATATAATAGATGCTATTTCAAAATGGGAAGATCACCATGTTGCGATGAGAGCGGGCTAAAGAAAGGGCCATGGACGCCTGAAGAAGATGAGAAACTGATAAATCACATACGAAAACACGGTCATGGAAGCTGGAGAGCTCTTCCAAAGCAAGCCGGTCTAAATCGGTGTGGGAAGAGTTGCAGACTGAGATGGACTAATTACTTGAGGCCAGACATCAAAAGAGGAAACTTCACTGCCGAGGAAGAACAAACCATCATCAACCTTCATTCTCTTCTTGGAAACaagtaattattttatataactttttttccAGAATGATTATTTTAATTGCTAATTATCATATTTGAGATCAAGAGCGATAAAAGAAAACTACTacgaatttttaaaaattaatcattATTGTGTTATGTTTTTGTTTGAGAAAAATGTGTGGTTAATGATTATCCGTTCTTGTTGTTTTTAAACGAttaatgacttttttttttcttttggtaaaaCTATTTGTTTTTAGAAACACTTCAGATGAAAATAGATTAATTGAGAAAAACTACAATATGCATGGTAGTGTGTGATATGTTTTTGTAACATCTATTTTGTTATATATGACTATACTAGTTGAATTTAACATTTTTGCtacttaattaattaaatttagtaTCTCAATGATTCTAAAACTATAATCTAATTGTCACCAATCTATTCTAAAATCGTAATttttatgtatgtatgtatatatgctAGTAAGTTGATGTATAAAATCATACATATGTAAACCTACCACACTGGACTTTAGTAGGTGCATGCATACGTACTCGTCAATGAAGATTATAATTAATTACTTGTCATTTGGATCGAATAGTTAATTACTTGTTATAGCTTGAAAGTTTGATATAATACGTAGAAGGCTTAACTAATCCACCATATACTTCTATcaatattttaactaatttatttttcatatgttttaaaGGTGGTCGTCAATAGCTGGTCATCTTCCTGGAAGAACGGACAACGAAATAAAAAATTACTGGAACACGCATATCAGAAAGAAACTTATACAGATGGGAATTGATCCGGTGACCCACAGGCCGAGGACCGACCATCTAAACGTTCTAGCCGCTTTACCGCAGCTTCTAGCTGCCGCAAGTTTCAACAACCTCTTGACTCTAAATCAAAGTATACAACCGGATGCAACAAGTGTTGCTAAAGCTCAATGGTTACATAATATGATGCAAGTCCTCAACAGCAACAACACATCTTCTTCCGTTGACATTCATCACACCAACTATAATATCTTTGGCCAATCTTGTTTCTTAGAGAACCGACCAAATATTAGTGAAAATCTCtatgatccaacccaaagcatCTCTCGCATTGATCACCAGCCTCTAGATTCGTTTTCTAGCCCGCTTGGAGTATTTTCTCATCAAGATAATGAAGATATGATTCCTCCATTGATATCAGCCTCTTCTGATGGGTCTAAACAAACCCAAATGAtgatcaagaacaaagagattTTGAAGCATAATGAGCACACTTCAAACCCTTCCTCGACCTTAACGTTCACGCAAGACCATCAGTCATGGTGTGACATAATTGATGATGAAGCAAGTGATTCTTATTGGAAAGATCTCATAGAGTAAGTTAGAGGACCTAGATATTTTCGCAGATATTGTTGATATTTTTATTGCTGAATGTGGACGAGTTCTTAACATTAGtttgttttttcctttttgcaGGCAAACTTGTTCGGAGCCTTGGCCATTTCATGAATAGAGACGAAAGCAACACAATATTAGCATTTTTTTTCTGTGGATATTGATAATTAACTTTCATACAATTTGTGctttaaattttcttaatttttcaaCCATGTAGCATTTTTCAACTGATTATCatacatttgtattattttctgtaattttcttGGACATGTATGTTTTCAATAGTAGTTTCTCACGCATAAGAGCTTACAACTCTAAACTATATTACAAAATTCGTTACTGAAATGGTTATTAAGATAATATTTCTTCAGTTAAATTATAGAGATTTTCTTTTCTCGTAAATGTTCAAATTTAGTTGAGTATGGTTAAGAAGAAGTGCACAAATGGAGTCTCGAGAAAGTGACAcaattatatttctatttgaCTCTAGGAGGAGACAAAATAGATGAATAAGTATAATCAATAGATGGTAGCATTTAAACATCATTGCACATCTTATCTCTTGGCCACAGTAGATTGTATATTTGTAAGACCACATGTTTAATATAAGTTAAAACTTTATAGTCAAAGCAAAAAGATGACATTAGAATAACATAGTTCAAATTAATCACTCAAAAGTTCAATTCTAGTGTTAAAGATTGCGACGGGAGAGACATAAGTAAATAATGGAGAAACGTGGTACGAACACTAATCTCAAATATTCTCAAGAAAATAGAAAAGCCTAATCGGCTAGTCAGTCGCATTATTCTTTTTATTCATAACTAAAGTTTTGCTTGTGGATAACGATTTAGCAGGTAACATAAAAAATGCAATCAcactttttaagaaaaattctcGACAACAAAAATAGAAACCGCACCAAACGAAAGCAGACTACATCTGACAAAGCAGACACTTGAAGGTTATCCAAACTTTGGGAGTTAATCTACAGACATGGGCTCGGTTGTGTTCCTCTGATCTTCCACGGCTGTCCGAATCTCATCCACTAGACTCTTCTGCTCATCTTCCATTGTGTTCTGCAACTCATCCACCTGCCACCCAAACCAAACGTTACACAATCACAAACTCATCAaaccacaaacaaacaaacaaaaaaaaaaactcttttagACATTACCACATGCAACAAGAGAGCAAACTGCTTCTTCCTCAACTCAAGCAACCTCCAGCTGGCAGTGCTCTCCGCTTCAAGCTCAGCAATCTCCCTCTTCAACTCAGCAATCACCTTCTCCGTCTCCGCCCTCGGCGGCTGCGCGGAGATCAACTTCCTAATCGTCTCGCACTCTTCCTTATGCTGCCTCTCAATCTTACTCTCCTCAAGCTGCCTCTTCAGCTCCTCGATCTCACCTTTCGCCATCATAATCTGCCTCTCCGTCTCAACCTTCACCTCGTCGAAGCTCTCTTTCTCCCTAACGTTAGCTTCCACTACCGCCTGGCTCTTCAAAAGCGGGATCTCGAAGGTGGTTAGCTCCTGTAAGAAGGCCTTCGCGAGGCGGTTGCACTCGGCGTAGTTGTCTTCCTCTTTGTCGACTTCGAGGACGAAGGAAGTGAActtcttctgaagcttcttGAGCGGAGGCTCGCCTCGTGTGGTGGTGGTTCGGGTGAGGAGACGGTTTCTGATGATCTTGTCATCGTCGACGGGGTCAAAGGCGTAGGTTGGTTTGGCTACTACAGTCTCTAATCTCCCGGAGATCCTCCTTGCTTTCACTGACATCTCGATTCAACTttgcgagagagagagagatgaacaCACAACAATTCAATCAAAATCAAATTCGCCAAATTGCATTTTCTAATTCGAAGAAGAGGAAGACTATTACGATGTAGGGAATCGAATCGAAGAAGGCAATCTCTTTACTTACTTGAAGTGAGCTGTCTTCTAGCTGATGAACCCTAAATCGAAGGCAATCTTCTTCTCCCCAGGAGTGTTTCAGCAATTGGCTCGGGgataaatgcaaaaaaaaaaaaaaaaaaatactctcaACTTATATTTTATTGCAAAATAAACCCA is drawn from Brassica rapa cultivar Chiifu-401-42 chromosome A05, CAAS_Brap_v3.01, whole genome shotgun sequence and contains these coding sequences:
- the LOC103855119 gene encoding transcription factor MYB93, whose protein sequence is MGRSPCCDESGLKKGPWTPEEDEKLINHIRKHGHGSWRALPKQAGLNRCGKSCRLRWTNYLRPDIKRGNFTAEEEQTIINLHSLLGNKWSSIAGHLPGRTDNEIKNYWNTHIRKKLIQMGIDPVTHRPRTDHLNVLAALPQLLAAASFNNLLTLNQSIQPDATSVAKAQWLHNMMQVLNSNNTSSSVDIHHTNYNIFGQSCFLENRPNISENLYDPTQSISRIDHQPLDSFSSPLGVFSHQDNEDMIPPLISASSDGSKQTQMMIKNKEILKHNEHTSNPSSTLTFTQDHQSWCDIIDDEASDSYWKDLIEQTCSEPWPFHE
- the LOC103855121 gene encoding THO complex subunit 7B; translated protein: MSVKARRISGRLETVVAKPTYAFDPVDDDKIIRNRLLTRTTTTRGEPPLKKLQKKFTSFVLEVDKEEDNYAECNRLAKAFLQELTTFEIPLLKSQAVVEANVREKESFDEVKVETERQIMMAKGEIEELKRQLEESKIERQHKEECETIRKLISAQPPRAETEKVIAELKREIAELEAESTASWRLLELRKKQFALLLHVVDELQNTMEDEQKSLVDEIRTAVEDQRNTTEPMSVD